The following DNA comes from Gloeocapsopsis sp. IPPAS B-1203.
GCAATCAAGCTTTAGAGCAGATTCAGCAACGCAGGCAAGAAGTTGAACAACGCGCTCAAGAACAAGTTCAGTCAGGGATTGGCAGTGGTATTCGTAGTTTGCTACTGTCTATTGGTTACATCCTTATTGGCTGGACAGGGTTGAGAAATATGAACTCGCTGCCACCAGATCGCCCTAACTACACCGACTATTGATAGAGAAGGTAGTTTGAAGCAATTGATGACTAAATTTTCAGTGCTACACTGATTGCAATAAATCTTTACAGCTTCTTAAAGAATACAATAAGAGATATAACCAGTTACAAATGACGCTGATGAGTGCAAGGAGCGGTGTAAAGCATCAACAAATAACTATTTGCGATAAGCGGATCGTAGTCCTAAATTATCAAACCACAACAAAGACATTAATCAAGCGCCAGTTACAAGGAGAGTGGGCGATTTGTGTTTGAACGCCTTAAACAAGATTTAAAAAATGACTTGATAGCAGGGTTGTTAGTAGTCATTCCCTTAGCTACCACGATATGGCTAACAGTGACCATTGCCACTTGGGTTATTGACTTTCTCACACAAATTCCTAGGCAACTAAATCCCTTCGATGGTATGCATCCACTTTTAGTGGATTTATTGAGTCTAGCAGTAGGATTTACCGTACCTTTACTAAGCATTCTGCTCATCGGTTTGATGGCACGTAATATCGCAGGGCGGTGGTTGCTTGATGTGGGAGAGGAACTGTTACAAGCAATTCCTTTAGCAGGCTCAGTATACAAAACTCTCAAACAGTTACTCGAAACTTTGCTAAGAGATACCAACGGCAAGTTTCGCCGTGTCATTTTAGTAGAGTATCCCCGTAAAGGAATGTGGGTTATTGCATTTGTGACAGGTACAATCAGCAATGATATTCAGTCGCAATTGCAGCGTCCTGTGCTAAGTATTTTTATTCCTACAACTCCAAACCCGACAACCGGCTGGTATGCAATTGTTCCTGAAGATGAAGTCATTAACTTAAAAATGTCGATAGAAGATGCTTTTAAGGTCGTTATCTCCGGAGGCATCGTCGCTCCCAATACACTAATAACACCTTTGGTCATCTCCAAAGAACGTAAACTCGAATCTCCATTACAGTAGAAAGGAGCGAGGAGCAATTGACTAGTTTTGAATTTTAAGTTTTGAGTTTTGAATTAAAAGAATTGTCTCAACACTTCACAACTCACAACTCATAACTCACAACTCATAACTCATAACTCACACATTATGCAACCCCGTAGAATTGCCCGTGAACTTGCTTTGCTAAGCTTGAGCCAACTACCAAGCTCACAAGAGAAACTTGAAACACAACAATTGTCAAATATGGTATTGGCAGCGGTTAGAACTCTGACAACCGAAGTTCAAGATACTCTGACGACTGCAGCAGCAGAGTTACAACGTGCCAGCGATCGCCTATTAAGCAGCGAGACACGCGCTGGCGATTTACGTACTTCCAGATCGCTATTAGACGAATCCATTCAACTTACTCAAAGTGCAATTAATCGAGTTGGTGCAGCACTTGAGATACCAGAACTCATTCAACTGGCAAACCAACCAGACTTTGACGTTCGTACCTACGCACTCCAAATTGTCCGAGCAGTCAATATTCATCGTACAGAAATTGATGAAAAGCTTAACGATGCCTTAGTCGATTGGCAAGTATCTCGCTTAGCGCGAATTGACCGCGACTTACTCCGCATTGCAGTAGCAGAAATACTGTACTTAGGTGTTCCAGATCGCGTTGCTATTAATGAAGCAGTAGAACTTGCTAAGCGTTACAGTGGAGACGAAGGACACCGCTTTATTAATGGTGTTCTCCGCCGGATTAGCGAACAAGCACAAGCAACCTATCCAAAATCTTAGCAGTAACATCTCGCCTGCTCCCAAGAGTTGGTAAATTAAAGAATAGTTGATGTCTGCTATTTAAGTAGTCTGTTTTAGCTGGCAATTTACAGTAGGTGCAATGGTTTTTAATTGGTTCCGTCGTCAATTTAGTCAAGAGCAAGCTGCTCCCTCAACTGAGGAACAAGCTACAACCACTCCACCTGAGATAGAAGAATCAACAGCTGAAAAACAAAGTGATGCCTCACCAGAAATTTCAGCTGACTACTTAAGCTTTGCTAAGGCAGCCTACAAAAATATTCAGCAACGACAAGCACAAAGTGAGTCTGTTACTGAACCTGCACCTGTCGAATCAACAACAGATCAAGTCACCTCAAGCGAATCCTCAGAACCAGAAACGATTTCAGATGAACCTATTGTTGGTGAACCGTCAACTGAGATAGAACCAGTCGTTGTAGAAACAGAACTAGAGACTGCCTCAACAAAAGCAACTCTTAGCGAAACACCCACGCCTGAGATAGAACCAGTCGCTGTAGAAGCTGTAGAAACAGAACCAGAACCCTCTTTAAAATCAGATGCTCTTGAAAATGTCAGTGAATCGCCCGTAGCTGAGACAGAATTACTCACAGAAGATGAACCAGCAGCTAGTCAACCTGAAGCAGAATCAGCTATCACTGAAGACACACCAATAACGAGTGATGAATCAACAGAAGCCCCAGCTGAATCATTACCCTTTTGGGTAAGAGCAGAAGCTGACCGACAAGCGCGGCTAGAAAGACTCAAAGCAACAGCAATTGAAGAACCGGAACCAGTTCTAGCTGCGACGGAAACGCCACAAGTCGCAGACGAAGCTTCAAACCTTGATTTAGCATTTGATGAAGGTTTTCTGTGGTCAGCAGAAATTTTAGCGGCTCAAGGGCGCAAACCAGAAGATGTTTCAATCGAAGAAATTACTTGGCTTAAAAAGCTACGGCAAGGATTAGACAAAACTCGACGCAATCTTGTTAATCAAATTAAGGCGATTGTTGGGCAAGGACCACTCAACCAAGCAGCAGTACTTGAAATTGAGGCTTTGTTGTTACAAGCAGATGTTGGAGTTGAGGCAACAGACTATATTATTAATGCCTTGCAAGAGCGAATTAAGCAAGAGGCACTACCTCCAGAAGTCGCGATCGCCTATCTCAAAGAAATTCTACGAGATATGCTTGATCGCCCTTTAACGTCGCATAATGCTACTTTTGCTCCCGAAAAAGACACCCTCAACATCTGGTTAATGACAGGAGTTAATGGAGCAGGTAAAACGACAACTATTGGCAAAATTGCTCATATTGCTCAAAAATCAGGATACACCTGCTTGATTGCTGCTGCTGATACCTTCCGTGCAGCTGCTGTTGAACAAGTCAAAATTTGGGGTTCGCGCAGTGGAGTTGAAGTCATTGCCAACCCAGGACAAAATACAGATCCAGCGGCAGTCGTCTTTGATGCAATTACAGCTGCTCAATCACGCAACATTGAATTACTCTTGGTAGACACTGCGGGACGACTTCAAAATAAGAAAAATCTCATGGACGAACTGAGTAAAATTCGTCGCATTGTCGATAAAAAAGCTTCTAACGCCAAAATTGAATCGCTCCTCGTACTTGATGCGACTTTAGGGCAAAATGGTTTACGGCAAGCTGAGGTTTTTGCTCAAGCGGCTCAACTTAGTGGCGTTGTCTTAACAAAACTTGATGGCACGGCCAAAGGAGGAGTCGCATTGGCTGTGGTGCAGCAACTCAATCTCCCGATTCGCTTTATCGGTGCAGGTGAAGGTGTTGAGGACTTACGTCCTTTTTCCAGCTATGAATTTGTGGAAGCGCTGCTAAGTAGTTAATTCACGCACAAAATCTGAAACTGTAGCAAAAGTTAAAGTTCAAACTTAAAAGCGTGAATTCGCGATCGCATTCGCGCAGAAGGTGTTTTGTTCAACAAAGCAAAACTTATCTTTATCTTTTGCCGCCAGTGTTTCTCTAACTAAACTTAAAAAGTTCTGGTTGCTTTTTTGAACTATACCAATAGGAATAGTAGCAAGGACAACCAGTAGCAATCTCTAACATTATTAAAAACAAACTTGTTTAAACATTGAACTTTCCTACATAATCTGACAGTTCATACATTCTTTCCCTTCGGATTTATTTCAAAACAGAGGCGTAACAAAAGGCTTCTTCCGAGTAGCCTGTATAGCTCAACACAGGTCAACTTAATTTAACGGTCTAACATTTGATAGAAGTCGTTATTGAGAATCAACGTTTACTCTACTTATCAGTAAAACTCTTACCAAATCATCTTCCCACCAGTTCTTATGAAACTACTCCAACGGCTTAATCAGCTATTAAGAGGTAAGAGGCAAAAACAAAATTCGGCTTGGTGGGCAGAAGTTATTACGCATTCGCCTCATTGCATCTACTACTTTGGACCCTTTTTAACGTCAAATAGAGCTATAGTTGCAAGTACTGGCTATATTGAAGATCTTGAAGGTGAAGGAGCTGAAGAGATTGAAGTCGTTATTAAGCGCTGCCAGCCAACGATGTTAACAATATCTGATGAAGTTGAATAGTTAGCGATTATTAAATTGACTTACTAAAAAAACTTTGTAAAACAACTGTATTTTGTTATTTCAGTCATTATACTACACAAAAGACATTCTGCTTCCAAGCTCAATGTAGTGAGCAATACATTTTCATCTATACTAAACGAGATGATTTTTGCTTCCTCACTTAATGGCTAAAATCCTCAGGTAAGAGAATAAAGATGGTGTCTGTGCCTCAACCTTCTTCACACCCCACTGCCGATCGCGATAGCAATGCCAACACTGATGCCGCTCCTATTTTGGCACTCAAGCAACTTGTCGCGCGTCTGCATAAGGAACAGCACAAGATCCACGATTTACTTGGTTCTCTAGGATTTGCCTTGAGAAGCTTCAGTAACCTTAATCAGTTTTTAGAACTCATTCCGTTGATGGCAACACGAGTAACTGATGCTGATGGCGGTGCACTTGTTTTGTTTAAGCCTAATGGTCAAGTACGACTAGAACGACTTCATTGTCAAGATAGTCATCAAAGTAAAACTATCCGCAAAGCACTAGAAACCGCAATTGGAGTCGTTACAGCTTCTTTAGCAACTGCTACAGGAATTGTTCCAGCTACAGCTACGGCTGCTTTAGACGATCAAGTTAGTCAATATTTAGGTTCAGAAATTCAACTATTTGGCACAACAGTTTTTGTAAAACAAGTAGAACGCGGGCGACTGTACGTTTTTAGCAGTAATCCAGAATATAGTTGGACAGAAAGTAGACAAAAACTAGTCCGCCTTGTCGCAGATTTAACTGCGGTTGCTGTTGAAAATGATGAGTTAACAGCCGAATTGCGCAAAAAAGAACGCATGAACCGAGAATTGGAAATTGGTGCAGAAATTCAACTAAGATTGCTACCACGCCAATGTCCTAAAATCGCCGGAATTACGTTAGCTGCACGCTGTCAACCAGCAAGTCATATAGGCGGCGATTATTATGACTTTATTCCAACAAACTGTCACCCAAGTCAAGTAGCACTCGGTAATGGAAACGATCCTTGTCGTTGGGGAATTGTCATTGGCGATGTCATGGGAAAAGGCGTTCCCGCAGGTTTACTAATGACAATGACGCAGGGAATGTTACGTACAGAAGTTCCTAACGGTAATTCTCCTGCACAAATTCTGCAAAAATTAAATCAGGTAATTTATGCAGATTTAGAAAATTCTCACCGCTTTATTACGTTGTTTTGTTCAGCTTACGATCCCCAAACTCAAACGTTATACTACAGCAATGCCGCACACAATCCTCCTTTGTTGTGGCAAGCAGCTACGGGAAATATTAAGCGCTTGGATACGTGGGGAATGTTGATTGGATTAGATGCAGAAAGTCAGTACGAAGACGCCCATATTCAATTGCATCCAGGAGATACAATTATTTACTATACAGATGGTTTTACTGATGCCGTCAATCAAAGCGGCGATCGCTTCGACGAAGAAAACCTGATTCGCAAATTTTACTGGGCTTGTCAGCACTGTCAAGGACCACAAGCCATTCTTGAGTACTTATTTGAGCAAGTTTATCGCTTTATTGGTTCAGCTAATCAGAATAAAGACGATATGACACTGATTGTCTTGCAAGTTAAGAATGAGTAATATCAACCTTGGCTGAATAAGCAGACCATTGCGGGGGATTGGTAACTGGTAACTGAGAATTGGTAATTGTTTTGTCAAGTTATGAGTCACTCACCACTATAAGAACTTCTTTCTCACTCTTCCACTCTTGCACTAGCTACTAATTACTAGTCACTAGCCACTAACCCTTAAAAAAGCAGATTTGGTAACAGCAATTTAAAATGAATTACTCATATCATCTAATTTTCCATCAAAATTTTATGTTGATGGGACTAATGATTTTGAGTGAAGGAACATAAATTAGCTGTGAATCAACAAAA
Coding sequences within:
- a CDS encoding PP2C family protein-serine/threonine phosphatase, yielding MVSVPQPSSHPTADRDSNANTDAAPILALKQLVARLHKEQHKIHDLLGSLGFALRSFSNLNQFLELIPLMATRVTDADGGALVLFKPNGQVRLERLHCQDSHQSKTIRKALETAIGVVTASLATATGIVPATATAALDDQVSQYLGSEIQLFGTTVFVKQVERGRLYVFSSNPEYSWTESRQKLVRLVADLTAVAVENDELTAELRKKERMNRELEIGAEIQLRLLPRQCPKIAGITLAARCQPASHIGGDYYDFIPTNCHPSQVALGNGNDPCRWGIVIGDVMGKGVPAGLLMTMTQGMLRTEVPNGNSPAQILQKLNQVIYADLENSHRFITLFCSAYDPQTQTLYYSNAAHNPPLLWQAATGNIKRLDTWGMLIGLDAESQYEDAHIQLHPGDTIIYYTDGFTDAVNQSGDRFDEENLIRKFYWACQHCQGPQAILEYLFEQVYRFIGSANQNKDDMTLIVLQVKNE
- the nusB gene encoding transcription antitermination factor NusB, which gives rise to MQPRRIARELALLSLSQLPSSQEKLETQQLSNMVLAAVRTLTTEVQDTLTTAAAELQRASDRLLSSETRAGDLRTSRSLLDESIQLTQSAINRVGAALEIPELIQLANQPDFDVRTYALQIVRAVNIHRTEIDEKLNDALVDWQVSRLARIDRDLLRIAVAEILYLGVPDRVAINEAVELAKRYSGDEGHRFINGVLRRISEQAQATYPKS
- a CDS encoding DUF1816 domain-containing protein; protein product: MKLLQRLNQLLRGKRQKQNSAWWAEVITHSPHCIYYFGPFLTSNRAIVASTGYIEDLEGEGAEEIEVVIKRCQPTMLTISDEVE
- the ftsY gene encoding signal recognition particle-docking protein FtsY, with the protein product MVFNWFRRQFSQEQAAPSTEEQATTTPPEIEESTAEKQSDASPEISADYLSFAKAAYKNIQQRQAQSESVTEPAPVESTTDQVTSSESSEPETISDEPIVGEPSTEIEPVVVETELETASTKATLSETPTPEIEPVAVEAVETEPEPSLKSDALENVSESPVAETELLTEDEPAASQPEAESAITEDTPITSDESTEAPAESLPFWVRAEADRQARLERLKATAIEEPEPVLAATETPQVADEASNLDLAFDEGFLWSAEILAAQGRKPEDVSIEEITWLKKLRQGLDKTRRNLVNQIKAIVGQGPLNQAAVLEIEALLLQADVGVEATDYIINALQERIKQEALPPEVAIAYLKEILRDMLDRPLTSHNATFAPEKDTLNIWLMTGVNGAGKTTTIGKIAHIAQKSGYTCLIAAADTFRAAAVEQVKIWGSRSGVEVIANPGQNTDPAAVVFDAITAAQSRNIELLLVDTAGRLQNKKNLMDELSKIRRIVDKKASNAKIESLLVLDATLGQNGLRQAEVFAQAAQLSGVVLTKLDGTAKGGVALAVVQQLNLPIRFIGAGEGVEDLRPFSSYEFVEALLSS
- a CDS encoding DUF502 domain-containing protein, which gives rise to MFERLKQDLKNDLIAGLLVVIPLATTIWLTVTIATWVIDFLTQIPRQLNPFDGMHPLLVDLLSLAVGFTVPLLSILLIGLMARNIAGRWLLDVGEELLQAIPLAGSVYKTLKQLLETLLRDTNGKFRRVILVEYPRKGMWVIAFVTGTISNDIQSQLQRPVLSIFIPTTPNPTTGWYAIVPEDEVINLKMSIEDAFKVVISGGIVAPNTLITPLVISKERKLESPLQ